A window from Limanda limanda chromosome 14, fLimLim1.1, whole genome shotgun sequence encodes these proteins:
- the LOC133018957 gene encoding long-chain-fatty-acid--CoA ligase 6-like, producing MEESTFQGSSMTIPGHVGAPLPCNIIKLVDVPDKNYFASKGEGEVCVKGPNVFKGYLKDPERSAETLDTDGWLHTGDIGKWLPNGTLKIIDRKKHIFKLAQGEYISPEKIENIYIRGEPVAQLYVHGDSLQSCLVGIVVPDPEVMPGWAKKKGMLGTYKDLCKNTELKKAILEDLVRLGKASGLHSFEQVKNIYIHNQMFSIENGLLTPTLKAKRSELKEFFKGKIDQLYNSISM from the exons ATGGAGGAAAGCACGTTCCAGGGGTCGTCCATG ACTATTCCTG GTCACGTCGGAGCTCCGCTGCCATGTAACATCATCAAACTGGTGGACGTTCCTGATAAGAACTACTTTGCCTctaagggagagggagag GTTTGTGTAAAGGGACCAAACGTGTTTAAGGGCTACCTCAAAGACCCAGAGAGGTCGGCCGAGACGCTAGACACAGACGGCTGGCTCCACACCGGAGACATCGGCAAATGGTTACCT AACGGCACGCTGAAGATCATCGACAGGAAGAAGCATATCTTCAAGTTGGCGCAAGGCGAGTACATCTCCCCGGAGAAGATCGAGAACATCTACATTAGGGGTGAACCTGTGGCGCAGCTGTATGTTCATGGAGACAGTCTGCAG TCCTGTTTGGTGGGGATTGTGGTTCCTGACCCTGAAGTAATGCCTGGGTGGGCCAAGAAGAAAGGCATGCTGGGTACCTACAAAGACCTCTGTAAAAACACG GAGCTAAAGAAGGCAATCCTTGAAGATTTAGTGCGTTTGGGCAAAGCCAGCGGCCTCCACTCGTTTGAGCAG GTGAAGAACATCTACATCCACAACCAGATGTTCTCCATCGAGAACGGCCTCCTGACTCCGACGCTCAAGGCCAAGAGATCCGAGCTGAAGGAGTTCTTCAAGGGGAAGATCGACCAGCTCTACAACAGCATCTCCATGTGA
- the acsl6 gene encoding long-chain-fatty-acid--CoA ligase 6 isoform X1, translated as MLAFVLVSGSLWIILELSSTLMEKMQAQEMMSGLRIPEMDDIGQFFRSLPTSTLVGIGALTAVLAYWLATRPRPISPPCSLLHQSEEVPHEDGGRRSMMGDGSKLLTHYHDDARTMYEVFQRGLHISGDGPCLGSRLPNQPYKWLSYKEVTARAEHLGSGLLHQGCQPDPNQFIGVFAQNRPEWIISELACYTYSMVVVPLYDTLGPDAIRFIINTADISTVICDKVEKAQVLIDHVERKETLGLRRIILMDAFDNALVERGRDCSVHVQAIQEVEALGREHYRKPIPPAPDDLSIVCFTSGTTGNPKGVMLTHGNVVADFSGFLKVTDKVICPNQDDCLISFLPLAHMFERLIESVVYCHGGRIGFYQGDIRLLPDDMKTLRPTIFPVVPRLLNRMYDKIFSQANSPLKRWLLNFAAKRKGAEVSSGIIRSDSIWDKIFFSKIQASLGGRLRMIITGAAPTSPSVLGFLRAALGCQVYEAYGQTECTAGCTFTTPGDWTPGHVGAPLPCNIIKLVDVPDKNYFASKGEGEVCVKGPNVFKGYLKDPERSAETLDTDGWLHTGDIGKWLPNGTLKIIDRKKHIFKLAQGEYISPEKIENIYIRSEPVAQLYVHGDSLQSCLVGIVVPDPEVMPGWAKKKGMLGTYKDLCKNTELKKAILEDLVRLGKASGLHSFEQVKNIYIHNQMFSIENGLLTPTLKAKRSELKEFFKGKIDQLYNSISM; from the exons TCGGCCAGTTCTTCCGCTCCCTGCCAACCTCCACACTGGTCGGCATCGGCGCTCTGACCGCCGTGCTGGCGTACTGGCTGGCCACCAGACCCCGGCCCATCAGTCCACCCTGCAGCCTGCTACACCAGTCTGAGGAGGTGCCT CATGAAGATGGTGGTCGCAGGTCCATGATGGGCGACGGATCCAAGCTACTGACTCATTACCATGACGACGCCAGGACCATGTATGAGGTCTTCCAGCGAGGACTCCACATATCTg GTGATGGACCTTGCTTGGGATCGCGGCTCCCGAACCAGCCTTACAAATGGCTGTCCTACAAAGAG gtcACAGCCCGAGCCGAGCATCTGGGCTCCGGCCTGCTGCACCAGGGCTGCCAGCCGGACCCCAACCAGTTCATCGGAGTGTTTGCCCAGAACAGGCCAGAG TGGATCATCTCAGAGTTAGCATGCTACACCTACTCCATGGTGGTGGTTCCCCTTTATGACACTCTGGGCCCGGACGCCATACGGTTCATCATTAATACTG CGGACATCTCCACGGTCATCTGCGACAAAGTAGAGAAAGCTCAGGTGCTAATAGATCACGTGGAGCGGAAGGAGACGCTGGGCCTGCGAAGAATCATCCTGATGGACGCCTTCGACAACGCCCTGGTGGAGCGCGGCAGGGACTGCAGCGTCCATGTGCAGGCCATACAGGAAGTGGAG GCTCTGGGCAGAGAACACTACAGAAAACCTATA ccACCAGCACCAGACGACTTGTCCATTGTCTGTTTCACCAGTGGAACCACAG GAAACCCGAAGGGTGTCATGCTCACCCATGGGAACGTAGTGGCGGATTTCTCAGGCTTCCTCAAAGTCACAGAT AAAGTCATATGCCCAAACCAAGACGACTGCCTCATTTCCTTCCTCCCACTGGCTCACATGTTCGAGAGACTCATTGAG tCTGTGGTCTACTGCCATGGAGGACGGATCGGATTCTACCAGGGCGACATCCGCCTCCTGCCAGACGACATGAAGACCCTGCGGCCAACCATTTTCCCTGTGGTGCCTCGACTGCTCAACCGCATGTACGACAAG ATTTTCAGCCAGGCTAACAGCCCACTGAAGCGCTGGCTGCTCAACTTCGCTGCAAAGAGAAAAGGTGCTGAGGTCAGCAGCGGGATCATTCGCAGCGACAGCATCTGGGACAAAATCTTCTTCAGTAAGATTCAG GCCAGCCTGGGAGGAAGGTTGAGGATGATTATAACAGGGGCAGCTCCTACCTCGCCCAGTGTCCTGGGATTCCTCAGAGCAGCTCTGGGATGCCAg gtgtacGAGGCGTACGGCCAGACAGAGTGCACAGCTGGCTGCACCTTCACCACACCTGGAGACTGGACGCCAG GTCACGTCGGAGCTCCGCTGCCATGTAACATCATCAAACTGGTGGACGTTCCTGATAAGAACTACTTTGCCTctaagggagagggagag GTTTGTGTAAAGGGACCAAACGTGTTTAAGGGCTACCTCAAAGACCCAGAGAGGTCGGCCGAGACGCTGGACACAGACGGCTGGCTCCACACCGGAGACATCGGCAAATGGTTACCT AACGGCACGCTGAAGATCATCGACAGGAAGAAGCATATCTTCAAGTTGGCGCAAGGCGAGTACATCTCCCCGGAGAAGATCGAGAACATCTACATTAGGAGTGAACCTGTGGCGCAGCTGTATGTTCATGGAGACAGTCTGCAG TCCTGTTTGGTGGGGATTGTGGTTCCTGACCCTGAAGTAATGCCTGGGTGGGCCAAGAAGAAAGGCATGCTGGGTACCTACAAGGACCTCTGTAAAAACACG GAGCTAAAGAAGGCAATCCTTGAAGATTTAGTGCGTTTGGGCAAAGCCAGCGGCCTCCACTCGTTTGAGCAG GTGAAGAACATCTACATCCACAACCAGATGTTCTCCATCGAGAACGGCCTCCTGACTCCGACGCTCAAGGCCAAGAGATCCGAGCTGAAGGAGTTCTTCAAGGGGAAGATCGACCAGCTCTACAACAGCATCTCCATGTGA
- the acsl6 gene encoding long-chain-fatty-acid--CoA ligase 6 isoform X2, translating into MEKMQAQEMMSGLRIPEMDDIGQFFRSLPTSTLVGIGALTAVLAYWLATRPRPISPPCSLLHQSEEVPHEDGGRRSMMGDGSKLLTHYHDDARTMYEVFQRGLHISGDGPCLGSRLPNQPYKWLSYKEVTARAEHLGSGLLHQGCQPDPNQFIGVFAQNRPEWIISELACYTYSMVVVPLYDTLGPDAIRFIINTADISTVICDKVEKAQVLIDHVERKETLGLRRIILMDAFDNALVERGRDCSVHVQAIQEVEALGREHYRKPIPPAPDDLSIVCFTSGTTGNPKGVMLTHGNVVADFSGFLKVTDKVICPNQDDCLISFLPLAHMFERLIESVVYCHGGRIGFYQGDIRLLPDDMKTLRPTIFPVVPRLLNRMYDKIFSQANSPLKRWLLNFAAKRKGAEVSSGIIRSDSIWDKIFFSKIQASLGGRLRMIITGAAPTSPSVLGFLRAALGCQVYEAYGQTECTAGCTFTTPGDWTPGHVGAPLPCNIIKLVDVPDKNYFASKGEGEVCVKGPNVFKGYLKDPERSAETLDTDGWLHTGDIGKWLPNGTLKIIDRKKHIFKLAQGEYISPEKIENIYIRSEPVAQLYVHGDSLQSCLVGIVVPDPEVMPGWAKKKGMLGTYKDLCKNTELKKAILEDLVRLGKASGLHSFEQVKNIYIHNQMFSIENGLLTPTLKAKRSELKEFFKGKIDQLYNSISM; encoded by the exons TCGGCCAGTTCTTCCGCTCCCTGCCAACCTCCACACTGGTCGGCATCGGCGCTCTGACCGCCGTGCTGGCGTACTGGCTGGCCACCAGACCCCGGCCCATCAGTCCACCCTGCAGCCTGCTACACCAGTCTGAGGAGGTGCCT CATGAAGATGGTGGTCGCAGGTCCATGATGGGCGACGGATCCAAGCTACTGACTCATTACCATGACGACGCCAGGACCATGTATGAGGTCTTCCAGCGAGGACTCCACATATCTg GTGATGGACCTTGCTTGGGATCGCGGCTCCCGAACCAGCCTTACAAATGGCTGTCCTACAAAGAG gtcACAGCCCGAGCCGAGCATCTGGGCTCCGGCCTGCTGCACCAGGGCTGCCAGCCGGACCCCAACCAGTTCATCGGAGTGTTTGCCCAGAACAGGCCAGAG TGGATCATCTCAGAGTTAGCATGCTACACCTACTCCATGGTGGTGGTTCCCCTTTATGACACTCTGGGCCCGGACGCCATACGGTTCATCATTAATACTG CGGACATCTCCACGGTCATCTGCGACAAAGTAGAGAAAGCTCAGGTGCTAATAGATCACGTGGAGCGGAAGGAGACGCTGGGCCTGCGAAGAATCATCCTGATGGACGCCTTCGACAACGCCCTGGTGGAGCGCGGCAGGGACTGCAGCGTCCATGTGCAGGCCATACAGGAAGTGGAG GCTCTGGGCAGAGAACACTACAGAAAACCTATA ccACCAGCACCAGACGACTTGTCCATTGTCTGTTTCACCAGTGGAACCACAG GAAACCCGAAGGGTGTCATGCTCACCCATGGGAACGTAGTGGCGGATTTCTCAGGCTTCCTCAAAGTCACAGAT AAAGTCATATGCCCAAACCAAGACGACTGCCTCATTTCCTTCCTCCCACTGGCTCACATGTTCGAGAGACTCATTGAG tCTGTGGTCTACTGCCATGGAGGACGGATCGGATTCTACCAGGGCGACATCCGCCTCCTGCCAGACGACATGAAGACCCTGCGGCCAACCATTTTCCCTGTGGTGCCTCGACTGCTCAACCGCATGTACGACAAG ATTTTCAGCCAGGCTAACAGCCCACTGAAGCGCTGGCTGCTCAACTTCGCTGCAAAGAGAAAAGGTGCTGAGGTCAGCAGCGGGATCATTCGCAGCGACAGCATCTGGGACAAAATCTTCTTCAGTAAGATTCAG GCCAGCCTGGGAGGAAGGTTGAGGATGATTATAACAGGGGCAGCTCCTACCTCGCCCAGTGTCCTGGGATTCCTCAGAGCAGCTCTGGGATGCCAg gtgtacGAGGCGTACGGCCAGACAGAGTGCACAGCTGGCTGCACCTTCACCACACCTGGAGACTGGACGCCAG GTCACGTCGGAGCTCCGCTGCCATGTAACATCATCAAACTGGTGGACGTTCCTGATAAGAACTACTTTGCCTctaagggagagggagag GTTTGTGTAAAGGGACCAAACGTGTTTAAGGGCTACCTCAAAGACCCAGAGAGGTCGGCCGAGACGCTGGACACAGACGGCTGGCTCCACACCGGAGACATCGGCAAATGGTTACCT AACGGCACGCTGAAGATCATCGACAGGAAGAAGCATATCTTCAAGTTGGCGCAAGGCGAGTACATCTCCCCGGAGAAGATCGAGAACATCTACATTAGGAGTGAACCTGTGGCGCAGCTGTATGTTCATGGAGACAGTCTGCAG TCCTGTTTGGTGGGGATTGTGGTTCCTGACCCTGAAGTAATGCCTGGGTGGGCCAAGAAGAAAGGCATGCTGGGTACCTACAAGGACCTCTGTAAAAACACG GAGCTAAAGAAGGCAATCCTTGAAGATTTAGTGCGTTTGGGCAAAGCCAGCGGCCTCCACTCGTTTGAGCAG GTGAAGAACATCTACATCCACAACCAGATGTTCTCCATCGAGAACGGCCTCCTGACTCCGACGCTCAAGGCCAAGAGATCCGAGCTGAAGGAGTTCTTCAAGGGGAAGATCGACCAGCTCTACAACAGCATCTCCATGTGA